One Cyanobacteria bacterium GSL.Bin1 genomic region harbors:
- a CDS encoding cation:proton antiporter: MFSRSCQLNFVQSASGSDLETVTRVFEDSIPTIIEAYAQVGVGLLLFTIGLESDLDELLKVGVQASAVAVVGVALPFLLGYLGLTFLFGVPALPALFAGAALTATSIGITAKVLSDLGVLQSPEGQTILGASILDDILGVVILAVVVSIVEKGQVELGSTVSLIVGAIVFVMVSVLMNRFFGPWLVQQLGRLKNAKGIPIILLLVAMGLIARLIGLEGILGAFAAGLILGGTNLREKLIEPAQGIVYIFATIFFVSIGAKTDLSVLNPAIPENREGLIVAVFLILVAILGKIIAGYAAIGKEGLNRLAVGTGMIPRGEVGLVFAGLGSATGALPPSIDVAIVLMVIATTFLGPPLLRLVFQSVTVEPVAETTENLQEIE, from the coding sequence ATGTTCTCGCGCTCTTGCCAGTTAAATTTTGTGCAAAGTGCTTCTGGAAGTGATTTGGAAACGGTAACAAGGGTTTTTGAGGATTCCATTCCAACGATTATTGAAGCCTATGCTCAAGTGGGCGTTGGCTTGTTGCTATTTACGATTGGTTTGGAATCCGACCTAGACGAATTATTAAAAGTCGGTGTGCAAGCCTCTGCTGTTGCTGTGGTTGGGGTCGCTTTGCCTTTTCTCCTGGGATATTTAGGGTTAACCTTTCTGTTTGGGGTTCCTGCTTTACCCGCCCTATTTGCTGGCGCAGCACTCACCGCAACCAGTATCGGCATTACCGCAAAAGTGCTGAGCGATTTAGGGGTTTTGCAGTCCCCAGAAGGACAGACCATCCTTGGCGCTTCCATCCTTGATGACATTCTTGGGGTAGTCATTTTAGCAGTTGTGGTCAGTATTGTTGAAAAAGGGCAGGTGGAACTGGGGAGCACTGTATCTTTAATTGTTGGCGCGATTGTCTTTGTCATGGTTTCGGTGCTGATGAATCGCTTTTTTGGCCCTTGGCTGGTTCAGCAGCTTGGCAGGTTGAAAAATGCTAAGGGGATACCCATTATCCTTTTGCTGGTGGCAATGGGATTAATTGCTAGGTTAATTGGCTTAGAGGGCATTCTGGGAGCATTTGCTGCGGGCTTGATTCTAGGGGGGACAAACCTGCGAGAAAAATTAATCGAACCCGCCCAAGGGATTGTTTATATTTTCGCCACCATTTTCTTTGTTTCCATTGGCGCAAAAACCGATTTAAGCGTTCTCAATCCTGCAATTCCTGAAAACCGCGAAGGCTTGATTGTCGCTGTCTTCTTGATTTTGGTTGCTATTCTTGGGAAAATCATTGCGGGTTATGCAGCCATTGGGAAAGAAGGGCTCAATCGCTTAGCTGTTGGCACAGGGATGATTCCCCGAGGAGAAGTGGGGTTAGTCTTTGCCGGATTGGGATCGGCAACAGGAGCGCTGCCCCCTTCCATTGATGTCGCGATCGTGTTGATGGTCATTGCAACAACTTTTCTCGGTCCACCCTTACTGCGGTTGGTTTTTCAATCAGTCACGGTTGAGCCAGTTGCAGAAACGACTGAAAATCTTCAAGAAATCGAGTAA